The stretch of DNA tgtggcagcgccttgggacctgcgacgcgggacaagacaggctcggtactgctcccgccgacctcccggactcgcctccctctggggaaggggtccggcgcaTCACACACGGGtggggtcccggacctcccccctcctctcagaggaccgggacctccacgtgtcccccgggccttctagtgtgcacgcctgcGTCCCGACCAGGTGGTCCGGAGCCATCCCGCGCCATAACTACCGCCGGAACACTACAGGAcgaaggacgaaatccaggacgacagcaacgcacgccgccttcccacaatgtacttcctacagtatccgaccactgtaaccccgcgattcaagggaaaacgacgacttccatgcccccaCTCGTGTACACCACCCCTACTTAtacctataaaaggaggaggtgggcatCCTTCACCGGGGGCTGGCTGGCTGATCTCCCTGGTCTGGACTCTAGTCTGCTTGGTCTCTCTAGCTTCTCTCCTCAAGAGGACGCGCAAGGTCTACAGAGCACTCATCTCCACCGACTCCACTCTTAgccgagacttgggagcttctctccctctctcgcatcgcttgtacccctactacaagcactccgggtgcaagataatacagtgccctcgcacaccccctctgctggacgtacggccccgcggccggaaccagggtaaaccgtgcgttactgtgattgcctcttgcatcatcatctgggacgagaaaacacgcagcattcacCAGTTGAAATCCGGGCCCCCGGGCCGGGACACCGACAACTAGCATCCAAATTACTTCACACGAAACCCCAAATATGGCTGTGCACTGTTTCACTACGGTAGCCGCATGTTCTCAAGTTACAGCAATGCTGGAAACTAGGCAGTCAGAGTTATGTACAGAATCCAAGGTTATACGGTGCTTATGACTTTAAGAGGGAGCTGATTCAGCCCCGTCATGTAGAGCACAGCAGACGGTTGCCTTATGGTGTCCCTGGTACACCCTGATGGCCTCTCCGGTTGACATCGTCCACAATCTCGCAGTTGTATCAGATGAAGCTGCATGGCAGAAAAAAATCATCCGATTAACTCATGAATTATATGGAACATAGAGTGATGTAAGCTGTAGTTTGTACCGGTAATCAAATAAGCACCATCAACTGAGAACACGCAATCCCAAACCCAGCGTTGATGACCTGATAAATTGAGAGCCCACGATGTTTCAGGATCACATTTAGAAAATTTTACAAGTTTTGGTTAATTTGTTGAAAAACACTCAAACACATTACCTACTAAAGTTCTTTCTAACTTGAAGCCATCAACattccaaatttttacagtgttGTCAGATGATGCTGTCGCAAGATACCTACAAAAGTTCCCGAAAGAGCACGTGGTACTGAGTTAGTGAGTTAAGCGATTCTTGAGCTATGTTGAGCAGACGGCGCATTAGAATGGAATATTACTGTCAAATGCATTTTGATAAATGGACAGCTATGTAACGAGCACATTACCTGTTAGGATCGCAGAATTCTGGCGAAAGAAGGCACTTTAGAATGTAGCCATCATGAGCTTGCAATTTGTGAAGGGGTTCAAAGCAGGTAATTGTCTGCGTAAGACTTAAATCAGTTTGAAAAATCTATAGATCACAAGTGACCATGTACGGCTGTTTGGTCAGTACAACTGACTGACCTGTGTACCCTTAAGTAGGCGCCAAACATAACATGTCCCACGGTTATTTGCAGCAACCACCATACTCCCATCCCACATGACTGTCAGAGATCTTACAGCAGTATCCACCTCTGGTACCTGGATAAATGGAATCAACACATCAATTATGTTCTTGGGTATCACCTACCCCAGAAGAACCATAATAAGGATTTTTTTGACTCACCAACTCACAGCTGCATGAGTTAGCAGCCAAATCCCACACACGTATGTTTCCATTTTGATCACCAGATATTAGTTCTTTCTGAAAATTTGGGGATACAATGTTACCAAATTCAAACGGCAAGAAATCAATATAATAGCACATGGAGAAAAAATGGGAAACGAGAATTACCTCAAGTGCTGAGACATTCTAATAAATACTATTCAATTTATGTATAAGATGAAGTTACAAGGGACTCTGAAGATCAAC from Panicum virgatum strain AP13 chromosome 9K, P.virgatum_v5, whole genome shotgun sequence encodes:
- the LOC120648334 gene encoding target of rapamycin complex subunit LST8-like, coding for MAQPSVILATASYDHTIRFWEAKSGRCYRTIQYPDSQVNRLEITPDKRFLAAAGNPHIRLFDVNSNSPQPVISYDSHTSNVMAVGFHCDGNWMYSGSEDGTVRIWDLRTATCQREYESRAAVNTVVLHPNQKELISGDQNGNIRVWDLAANSCSCELVPEVDTAVRSLTVMWDGSMVVAANNRGTCYVWRLLKGTQTITCFEPLHKLQAHDGYILKCLLSPEFCDPNRYLATASSDNTVKIWNVDGFKLERTLVGHQRWVWDCVFSVDGAYLITASSDTTARLWTMSTGEAIRVYQGHHKATVCCALHDGAESAPS